The following DNA comes from Bos indicus x Bos taurus breed Angus x Brahman F1 hybrid chromosome 5, Bos_hybrid_MaternalHap_v2.0, whole genome shotgun sequence.
GCCTTGGGTCTGCAAAAGTGGAACCGAGCCCAGGACGAATCCCCTTAGGGTCTGTAGCCTGGTGCGCCTCCTATTGGATTAAAGCGATACTGCGCTTCTGTTGCCGGATCTCTTAAGTGAAATCTAACCCAAGCACATCAAATCCAGAAAAGCTCCAAGGCTCGGCGAGCCCGAATGGAGCCAGAGGAAGTTCAAGGAGTCCGGGTTTTACTGCGGATTCTTTGGCGCTAGCTCCCAGCTGACAAATCAACATCTCAATCTGACAATTAGtagtggaggtggggggagaggggctCTCGCCGCCTGGGCCGCTTAGCCCTCCCGGCGGGCGGCAGAGAGGTGGGCGGTGCTGGCAGTGATGAACGACTCCGGGGGGGCCCCGGGCCCCGAGCGCGCATTCATTACTCGACTGACAGGCGGGCGGCAGGCCGGGCGGGCAGCGAGTGGACGTGCCAAGAaagaggcagaggcaggagcGAAAATAAGAGAGGTGTATAGCAGCCCACTGCCCGGTCAGCTCCCGGCTCTTCACCTCGACCCTGGTACTTGACTTCCTTGAGCTCAGCGTTTTTGGTGGAGCTGGCCGTGGTCGCAGAATTTGGTAGCGGGGACAGAGGTTTAAGCCTTCTGCTTAGGTTAGGCGAATGAAGGTCTAAGATGTCAAGAAAGTGTGTAAACAGGCTTTAAGACTAGGCGCTCCCGCCTGACCTCGGAGGAATTGTGCGTGTCTGCGCACACAGGGGTGGTGTGTTGTGACAGGGATTGATGGGTGTGGGTCGCATGTGGGGGTCGGCGATTGTGTGTGTCAGTGTTAGGGATGCGTCGGCTTGATTTTGTCAGTGGAGGTGTAAGTGCTGCGTGTGTCTGAGCTGCCACCTCTCCCTGCGTGTCTGAgcgctgccccccccccccccccccccccccccgtcagCTCGCTGTCTCCACTTCTGTAGGAAACAGCAGTGTGCACAGTGACAGCTGAGGTGTGCTGCTGGGGGTAGGGGGATAATGTTAACTGTGAGGATGCTGGTTCAACAACTGCTTCCTTCCACCATCTCTACCCCAAACATCATCCCTCTCCCCAGCTTCCTGAAAGTACTGGATGCTTTTTCCAAAGTCTGGGGACCCAGTTGCTAAGTTCTGGGGAAGGAAGTGGTGACTACCAGAGTTTTCTACCCTCCACATGCACGTATACATATAGGCAGTCTCCATCTCATATATAGTCGCTAATATAAGATGTGATCCACAACCCTTCTGGCTTCCCCAGGCTGCTGGTGGATAGAGAGGAGGAGGTGGATCTCAGGAAGGGAAAGGTCACACCATCAGACTTCTAAGAGAGCCCACATCTTTGGGGCCTAGGCTAGTCTTCCAGGATCCTTACCTTTTGGGTTTCAGGTCCAATTACTAGTTGACACCTTAGGAGAATGTGCTAATTATATTCTAATTCCTTTCCCTAATAACCCTCTTTTTTCACTTGACTTTGTCTTCACTCTCCTTCCCCCCTCTCAAACACACCAAAAGGTTGACCTTCCCATTCCTGAATCTTCCAGGTCTACAGGGCAGAGAGTTGACCTGATTCTGGGTCTCTGGTCCTCTGTTTTGGTCAATGTGTCTTTGAGCCACTTTCCCTTCTCTTGCTCTTCTTTAAACACAGGTTGTCCCTGGGAACCCTCTATATTTTTGTCTCTGCACCCCTCCTTGTGTCTCCAGGTTTAGGAATCTCTTCCAATTTTTCCCCCCTACATTTAGGggtctctctttgtttttctgaggCTTCACCTCTGGGCATACCCAACGCAACAGTGAGACACATGGGGATGGGAAAGGGAGTAGAACTTCCTTCCTGCCCCCATCCAGAGGCGCCTGCAACCTAAGGATGGGTAGGTAATGCAGGGCCCGGCTATGGCCGGGTAGCTTCTCATTCAGGGCACAGGCACCAGGTCGATGCCCGGCTGTccgcccctctccccacccccaagccgCCCTCCTCCAAGCTCCCGCCCCCTCCGCCCGCCCGGAAAAGGcaaatttgacatttttaaatcCCGAGCCTTGGAGGGATCGATGCGGCCCAGGGGCCCCGCCCGGGGTCGATATTCCTGATTGGGAAGCAGCCGCTGAGCCGAGCGCGTGTAAATCACCCGGACGGGGGGAGAGGGGGCGGGAGCCGACAGTTTCCCAGACGCTGGGAGCCACCAGAGGTTCCGGCCCGACCCCACCCCAGGGCAATGGAATGAGGAGACAGATAGGCCTCAGACCCGGAGACAAGCCCTCTCTTGGACTCCCGCCTCCCCCGCCCATCTCTAACTCTGTGGGCCGGCTCCGGTCTCGCTTCAGCGGCCGCCACCCTCCGTTGCCCCTGGAGCCGCCGGGGAGGCCGGTGTCGGAGCCAGCCATGCGGCGGCTTCTCTCTGGCCGCTCCCGCGGGGCCTGGGCTTCGGCGGCGGCTGTCACGAAGCCGACAGGCCGGGCCGGCCGGGAAGGGGAGGGTGGCGGGGGAGAGGTGGGGTGACGGCTGGCGCGGATATGGCTCACAGTGGGCGCGCAACAGATGTTTGCGGGATTGAGGGACAGCAAGGCGGCGTGGGCACCGCGCGGCGCTGAGCCGGGGCTGAAGGCgcgggtgggggttgggggcagcCCAGACCTGTTGGGGGTGAGAATCTGGCCTTCTAGCGGGGGTGAGCAGGCACCCCTGGCGCTCAGGGGAGGCTGAGTTGGATAGACCACCCTCAACCCCGCCACCGGTCCGTGAACCAGGGTAGCAGAGAACAAAAGAGAATGGGGTTGAGAAGGCAAGTTCGGACCCCCCTACAGCCGCCTCCGCAGCTCCTACCCTCCAAGCCTCTCATCTCGCGGTTGGAGAAACCGAGGCAGCGGAGGCTGAGAAGGGTTAGGATGGTTAAAAGTGATGTCAGCCACGAGGCTGGGGGAAGCAACCAGAATTCCCGCGTGGGTCTCTGGATTCACCTACCCGCCCCGGGTCCTCTTGCGGCTAAATACACCGCCACGTTCCCCGtatccccaccccccgccaccgcAGCTCAGACCCTTCCCTCCTGCTTCAGCTTGTCAGATCACCCACCCTCCCCGGCGCCAATCCCCACCTCGCGCCAGTTTATAGAACAACAATTTGGGAAAAACAATCCAGGCCGAGTGACGGCCCCGTAATTGTGACAAAGTGAGTGCGGGCGGCTGGAGAGCGCGCTCGGGCGGGAGCGCGGCGGGGCGAGGCGGAGGTAGGGGCGCCTCCAGTTTGCCCCCCCACCCTCTCGTTCTCATTCAGGTCATCTCCCATCCCTCTCCTTGACTCTTCTCCAATTTTTCTTCTCTCGGCTCCTCGCGCCTCCCCTCGCTTGTTCCTCCATggctctttccctttcctctcgGTAACTGCTCTTCTCCAGCctccgcccccccgccccgccccgccccgccccgccccgccgcagCCCCTCCCCCGGTGCGCTTTTCCCGCTCTCTCGCTTCTCGCTCTCTCCTCCGCCCTCCActagtttcttcatcttttcctcGTGCCAGTCCCTCTTGGGACCCTGGCCCCAGCCTACAAATccacttctctccctccccagttCCGGCTTCCTGAGGTCGAGCCCTGAGCTTCCCTCCTGGGTCCCCACCTTCTGGGAGGCCTGCGCAGCCGGGCACACAGGGGGTTCCTCCCGCCCCAAAGCGACGGCCCCCAGGCCCAGGCGGCCTGCCTATCCCCTCCTACTCCCGTCGCTGCCTCTCCCACCCCTGTATCTGCGCCCGGAGCCAGTTTGTTTGTCCAGCGGCAGCCTCCGCCGCTCGAGCTGTTTGCGGAGCTTAGCGCGCCACCGCGCAGTGCCGGCCCAATTAAGTCTCATTCATTATTCAGCGCCCCAGTGCTCCCGCGCCCAGCAGCTGGCGGCTCCAGCGTCACTTTGAtgcccctcccagccctggccccGCCGTGAGTCCTAGGGAGCAGACAGAGAGAGCTGCTTTCCCTCCTCGGACCGGGAAGAGGACTGAAGGGGCTGGGAATGTAGGAGGGAACAGAATCTGTCGACTGTGGGGAGGCGACAGGGGCAAGCCCTCcaggcccaccccacccccaagtcaAAGATGGGGAAACTTGAAGATCCACGCTTTttctttacagaggaggaaacaggcgcccccctcacccccccccctccccgcccgccAAAGCCAAGGTCACGTAGCAGGGTTGGAGCCCACGACATTGAAATGAGGGGATCTTGCATCCCACTTCCATCCCAGCATTGAGGCGGGAGGACACAGCAGACTATTCTCCTGGTGGGAAGGCCCTCACCCCCATCTTTTTTTGCTCCTGGTTCTCTCTCGCGCCAAAGTCAGCGAGATACAGCTGACTTGGGGTTCCTGAGGGATTCTCAGGTCTCCGGCTTGGATCTAGATGTATTGCCCCTGACTGGCTGGCCTGGAGGCGGGGCAGTGAGGCAAACTTGAGGGGAGAGCCTCTCTCTGCAGCCTGTACCCTGGTGTCTCTGCCTtaggcaaattggaaatgaagCCATCCAAGGCAGTCTTGAACGGCAATGGAGTAGGGAGAGAGGACTGCAGCCTGAGGTAAGGGAGGTGCCACCCTCCCATTTGTGGGGGTGCAAAGCGGTGACCGAGggcttctttttgcttttataggCCCCCCAACCCGCCCCGCCTCGCCCTAGGCTGCTTTGCCCCAGCATCTAGACAAGGTGAATCTGGGGATCCGCCCGACACCTCCCGTCCGCAAGCGGCAGCGCCACCTGGTGGTCGTCCTGTAGTAATGTAGGCGCTCTTGGCCTGGGGTGGGCGCTGCGCCAGCCGGGTTGAGCCTGGGGAGGCGGAATACGCCAGAAAAACCTAAAATGAAGTTTACCGGAGAGGGCAGGCGAGCGAAGCCCCAGCCTGAAAGGTGATCCCTAGGGGCGAGGGAGGGCCTTGAGGAGGAGGGGCCTGGCCAGGACGGCCCAACTTCCGTTGACACAGCAAACGCTGAAAGACAAAGTCCACTTGGATGAATGAGAGGGGCCATTTTGACTGTGGTCAAAGGAAATGTCTGATCTGGGAGCCGAGGTACCCAGGTACAGCTGCTCACCGTGGGACTAGCGGGTACTGGCTGGTGGGCCTGAGCCCCACAATATGGAGGGACTTTACAAGTTTTTCCTGGAAGGCGGTGGTTGAAATGTGAGGTGCCTGGGTCCAGGTCAAAATGTAGCTTTCTAGAGCTGGAGGGAACTCAGGACCTCTTTCAAGTTTGTCTTTTGTCAAGATTTCTTGGTCTGGAGAGATGGGAGGCTGGAGAAGGGCTAAAATCTCCGCCAGGGGTCTGTGGGCAGCCACAGTCCGAGttgaggtggggaggggttgTATGGTAGGGGACTTTAAAAGTTGTATAGGAACTTTCCAGGGATagtgtattcatttttattcactcACCCCCACCCGCAAACCATGAGTCCTCCAGGAGGTAGGTGGCCTGAGGGGAGGTCTGCAATTTAAGCAtaccctttttttccccctgtgctgAGTTCTCATTTACTCTACCGAAAGCACTTAAAACTTCTTCTCCTCTAAATTTGGAGTCATTGTGGTTGTAAAGAACAGAGATGAGATTCTAGACTAAGGATATGGGAGAGCTACCCAGGGACACTCAGGAAGAGCTGGACTTGACTAATACTGGAAGGAGAAGTGTTACTGTGTTGGGGCCTGGACATAATCTTATGACTGCTTTTTCCCATGTCTTAGGGTCTAAGGATAACTCTGGGGCCATGACTGCCATGATTCTCACAGACGACTCCAGATTTCTGCATTCTAGGCAACGGCAGGTGCCACTGGACTTACTGTGAGACCCTTTTCCTAGAGGATGGCCAAGGGCCTCCTAATGACTTACACCCTCTGGGCTGTAGGGGGCCCTGCTGGTCTCCACCACCTATACCTGGGACGAGACAGCCATGCACTGCTCTGGATGCTTACCCTGGGGGGTGGTGGTCTAGGCTGGCTCTGGGAATTCTGGATGCTCCCAAGCTTTGTTGCTCAGGCCAACAGGGCCCAGGAGCAGAGGCAGGGCTCAGGAAGGGGGACACCCCCTCTAAGTCTCATTCGCTTTGTTGCCCAGATGATAGTGGGCATGTATTTTGGCCTTGTGGCTCTCATTAGCCTTTCCTTCATGGCCAGCTTCTATATTGTGGGCCTCCCACTGGCAGTTGGCTTAGGGGTCTTGCTGGTGGCTGCCATTGGCAACCAGACATCAGACCTAAAGAACACTCTAGGGGCAGCATTTCTTACTTCACCTATCTTCTATGGCCGCCCCATAGCCATCCTGCCCATCAGCTTGGCTGCCAGCATCACAGCCCAGAAGCATCGCCGCTACAAACCCTCAGTTGGGTCAGAGACGCTCAGCGTGCGGCTCTACCGCCTGGGCTTGGCTTACCTTGCTTTCACAGGCCCGTTAGTGCACAGTGTCCTCTGCCACACAGCTGTCACCCTCAGCTATGTGGCAGATACTCTTGGCTCCTTCTTGAGTTGGTTCAGCTTCTTCCCCCTCCTTGGGCGCCTTTTGGAGTCTGTCCTCCTTCTGCCTTTCCGAGCCTGGAAGCTGCTGGTAGGAGATCATGGCATCAGCAGCAGCTACTTCCAAGAGTGGGAGAAGCTCTATGAGTTTGTTCACAGTTTTCAGGATGAGAAGCGTCAGCTGGCTCTCCAGGTAAGGTTTCTTCCCTCTCATTGCTGTCTAAGATGGCTCCAGAAGTTAGACTAAGTCTCACTGGAGCTGGTGTGGAGGTACTGTTTTCATGTCTGCTGGGTCAGACCCCAGAAGGGTATCTTGGCTTCTTTGGGCTAATAAGGAGtgggaaaagatatatgtatattattttctttttactgaggtataatatgtatataaagtaCACTAATTTTGTGTAGATACCTATGTAACCACCACTCAGATGAAGGTATGGAATATTTCCACGATTAAGAAGGTTCCTTTGGGACTTCCCTTCCAGTCCAGtcattaagactctgagctccctttacaggggtcatgggtttgactcctggtcagggaactaagatcctgtatgctgcacagtgcagccaaaaaaaaacaaaacaaaaaagattccTTCATGCCCCTTCCCAATCTATACTCCTTTCCTGGGAAAGAATCTGTATTCAGACATCTATTACCGTAGATTAATTTTGCCCATTCTTGGGcttcatataaatgggatcatcCAGGgtgtactcttttgtgtctgagTTCTTTCATTCGACATTATGTTTGTGAAATTTACTCATACACGGGATTATAAATTGTTTTCATAGTTGTTTGATGTCCCATTGtgtgaatataccacaatttatctaTCCATTCTATTGTCAGtgaacatttggattgttttcagtttggggctattcAGAATAAAGCTGCTGCAAACCCTCTTGTACATGATATGCTTATTTTGCATATATGTAAGAAGGAGACCTTGTCAAGGATGCCAAGTTCCAGGTTGGAAAATGGGCATCTGTGATTAATAGCAAATCCTGGTTCTTGCCATGAGATCTAGAACTTGTCCATGTTTCAGAAGGTTGGAATTCTAATCTGAGGCTCTCTGCCTTTCCTGCCAGCAAGTGGAAGCCAATTCTAGCCTGGTTTAGGAAGGTAGCAAGGAGAGGCCCAGGAGCCCTGACAACTTATGAGGTTCTAATTTGTTAGCTTCTGTTTCCCTAAGGTTTTTGGTCTCTCAGAGGGGgcaacaaatgaagaaatacatgGCAGATACCGGGAGCTAGTGAAGACCTGGCACCCTGACCACAATCGGTACCAGATGGAGGAAGCTCAGAGGCGCTTCCTGGAGATCCAGGCTGCGTATGAAGTCCTGAGGCAGCCCAGGAAGCCCAGGGGATCCTGGAGGTGGGAAGAAACTTCCTTCTGAGGCTGGACTAGCAGAGTTGGATCGCTTGTCCCAGCACACCTTTGCCCAGTGAGGCAGCCCATCCCCATCAGTGTAAAAGAAACTGTCATTTGCAGTGTGTGCTCctctgtcagtcatgtctgatgctttgtgaccctatggactgtagcccgccaggcttctctgtccatgggatttcacaggcaggattattggagtgggttgccatttccttctccaatcacttGCAGTAGAGATGAGAAAACCTTAAAGAGGTGAGAAAACTATTGTGATTTTGAATTTCTGAATTATTGGCTATTGTAGTCCTGACTTTTTTCTTAATCCACATAGTGAAATGAAAGACATtataaaaccaataaaatatcttttagagACTAGACCACTTGATTTCACCTCTGGTATATTGATAGATCATGGAGGAGGTTtacttaactttcttttttttatgtgcaAACCACCAAGTGAGGTGATTGAAGGAAAATATAAGGGTTCTAATACTTCACAAGATGTCCTGTGGCAAAAGGGATTTGATCTGTTCTGTGGACTACCAAGGTGTAAGACTGGGGTTAAGTTTGAAAAGGCTGGAATTCTAatcttttcaggaaaatattttaattccccTTATAGGAGAACTTTTTAGAAGCTGTACTTTTTCAAAGAAGGAACAAGCTGCTGTGAGGTAGGGGCTAATCCCCCCCATCACAGACCCTTCTACTTGGAATATTGTGGTGAACCTTCAAACTTAACACAAGTGGTTGGACTGGCTGAATTGTCAGGTCTGCTTGGAACTTGGGATTTGACTTTGAGCTATACACCCTGCTCCCTAGTCATTTACAGTCTGGTGGGGGATTATAACACAGGTACACCTATCAAAGTCCACCGTATTCTATCTTTTGAACTGTGTCCCAAGAGGTGTAAATAGAATGTGTTAGAAAATTGCAGAAGGGATAGATGATACTGTTTTATGGGGACTCATGGGAAAATTCATGATTTTGTATTTCAtatggaaatggcaccccactccagtactcttgcctggaaaatcccatggaccgaggagcctggtaggctacagtccatggggtcgcaaagagttggacacgactgagcgacttcactttcacgccttTGTGGGGACTTTGGGGAAACCCTAGGGAAccaacagcttgaacatctcaagGGGGCCTTAACTCATTCCCAGTTGTAGAAGGAACAGCCCAGGATGCCTCAGTTTGAAGAGGAAGACTGGAGATCAGGAACATGATAGTAAAATCGTGTACCTTTTCTCCAGCTTTCTTTATTTGTGTGTACCATCCTCACACTTTCCTTTATCTGAAAGTTAACTCTGAGGAGTAtatgtgcttttaaaaagcagaattacTTTGGCTTGTATTCCctactgattaaaaaaatggCCCAATCAATTGAGAGGAATAAAGTTTAtagatgtttcttttttcatccatatatataaaatactagcCAGTGAATTTATGTACTACAATTTTAAGACCAAATTTAACTTTCAcacctttttcttttacttttttgtttgttttttgaggtcGGAATTGCTTTTTTTGGGGTGAGTTCGGCAGGCCTGCCGTGGTCAGGTTAGTGTTCTTCCCTCGGAGGCAGCCAAAGCTTGCTGCCTCCTCCTGCCACCTACCTGAGTTAGTGGAACATGCAAAGCTCAGAGGAGCCGCCAGGGCCTGGGGCCGATGGAACAAGAGCGGGTGGCACCAGCTGGGCTGCCTCAGTCAGCACGGACCGCCCAGGCGGCATCCTGAGCCCACATGGGGGCTGAGGCTCCCTGGGAGAGGCAGGCAGTCAGGCAGGTAGCACCCCAGAGTTGGGGGCCCACAGGCCTTAGGGGGCGCCGGGCTCACAGTAAGCAGAGGTCTGCAGGATCCCAGCCATACCTGGCCAGCACGCCAGAGAGCTGGGCAGAGCCTTTCACCAGAAGGGTCTGTCTCCTACCCTAGGTCTGGGTCCTTGGGGCCTGAGGGACACAGAAGGCACTTACTAGGTGAGGCTGGAAGGCTGAAGCCAGAGGCCTGGGGTCTTGGGGGCCTGGATGGGGGCCTTCATCTTCCCTGAGGAAGGCGCTTCCTGAGCAGCCTAGGAGATTTGCAGCACGGCCTGCAAATCAGCAGGTTGGTCCTGGAGACCTGAGAGTAGCTAGTCCAGAAGGGCGGGCCGGGCGGGAAGAACCTTTCCCAGAGGGATCCTTGGGGAGATGCGAGGGCTAAATTGTTTAATTTACTCAAATGTTTCATCatatcaagttttcttttttttgtcattattttttattgaagtgtagttaatttacaatgtcacacttttttaaattaattaattatttctttttggctacaCTGTCTTCATTGCCGTTAGAGGGCTTTGTCTAGctgcggtgcctgggcttctcattgcggtggcttctcttgttgcaggacaCTGGCTgtaggcatgtgggctctagaatttgggctcagtagttgtgactcacagGGCtaagttgccctgaggcatgtggaaccttcaCAGACcaagtattgaacccatgtccttaaccactggacccccagggaagtcctgtcacaCCTTTTTAAAGTGGCCAAAAAAttaatgtatgtattttctttgaaaaacacaATTTCTCAAATTATCACGTGGAATTTTAATAAGCCATTTTCATAAGCTATTGGTAATTTATTAACATGATATGTAGTActacatctgtaaaatgtaaatatattaaaaatagtcTATAAGGAAAAAGAGACCAAAGAGTGATTGGGGCTTTACTtgatttggaaaattattttactatTCTCAAATTTTCTTATGAGTTTTtgttacaaaaatatatttcagtttatttaaaTGAGAGCTATTTATGAGCAGTTTGTACTTTTTCCACAGGAGCAATGCTACAATAAATACCTTTAAACgtgtactgggacttccctggtggtccagtggttgagaatctgcctgccagtgcagggcacacgggtttgatccttggtccaggaagatcccacatacctcagggcACCTAAGCCTGTttgccacgactactgagtccATACTTCCTATAgaagagagaagcctgtgcaccacaactagaagaGTTcctgctggccacaactagagaaagcccaa
Coding sequences within:
- the DNAJC22 gene encoding dnaJ homolog subfamily C member 22 — translated: MAKGLLMTYTLWAVGGPAGLHHLYLGRDSHALLWMLTLGGGGLGWLWEFWMLPSFVAQANRAQEQRQGSGRGTPPLSLIRFVAQMIVGMYFGLVALISLSFMASFYIVGLPLAVGLGVLLVAAIGNQTSDLKNTLGAAFLTSPIFYGRPIAILPISLAASITAQKHRRYKPSVGSETLSVRLYRLGLAYLAFTGPLVHSVLCHTAVTLSYVADTLGSFLSWFSFFPLLGRLLESVLLLPFRAWKLLVGDHGISSSYFQEWEKLYEFVHSFQDEKRQLALQVFGLSEGATNEEIHGRYRELVKTWHPDHNRYQMEEAQRRFLEIQAAYEVLRQPRKPRGSWRSNATINTFKRVLGLPWWSSG